In a genomic window of Oncorhynchus kisutch isolate 150728-3 linkage group LG9, Okis_V2, whole genome shotgun sequence:
- the LOC116375313 gene encoding mucin-2 isoform X1 → MSGASTTTTTATTTTTLTDSSTTMVTALSNLTATGVSPKTVRAAATTAVTGVSTTSDAPTTTVTAAPTTTGMGVLTTTTSEPMTTITGPLTTSGEPTTTITGVLTTVTAAPTTTVNDSSTTIGEPTTTKTDSSSTTGEPTTTITGVSTTTSEPTTSVMGVLTTTVTGSSTTTSEPMTTITGPLTTYGEPNTTVTRVTTTTADPTTTITGVLKTTFTEVPITTVTGLSTTTGEPTTTKTDSLTSTGEPTTTVTGMSTKPGEPSATFTSMSTMSGASTTTTTAAPTTTLTDSSTTTVRVAATTAATGVSTTSDAPTTTVTAAPTTTITGMSTTTCEPTTTITDVSITKFTAARPTTVTGASTTGELTSTVTGVSITKFTAALTTIITGASTTTGEPTTTITGMSTKPGEPTTSVMGVLTTTVTGSSTTTSEPMTSITGPLTTSGEPNTTVTRVSTTTAEPTTTITGVSTTTGEPTTTFTGLSTTTGEPTTTITGVLTMSGASTSNTTAAPTTTVTDSSTTMVTVAPTTAATGVSTTTVRVAATTAATGVSTTSDAPTTTFTAAPTTTVMGVLTTAGEPTTTVTSVSITKFTAARPTNVTGASTTTGEPTSAVVGVSTTSYESTTTVTAATTTSITGVSTTTGEPTTTVTGAPTTTGEPTTIITGVLTTTVTAASTTTVTDSLTTIGEPTTIKTDSSTTTGEPTETVTGSLTSTGEPTTTITGVSTTTGEPTTTITGMSTKPGEPTATFTGVSTTIDATTATVTAAPTTTVMGVLTTTGEPTTTVIDASTTTSEPTTTVTGPLTTSGEPTTTITVVSTTNAEPTTTITGVSTTRDATTATVSAAPTTIVMGVLTKTGEPTATITGVSTVTVTDIPITTVTGALTTAITTAPNTFITVVSASTDEPNSTVTAAPATSSVPPTTYVTTTVAGTTTTTTGESVTVPATVPTTRPTTTVSRKASPLSTTTSTAPTTTTTNATTTTTTTTTTSTTITTTTARPRLAPLVAFVIQQVFVEALNDPQSTQFQELAVTITAVFDVIYRAKYGILFIRTIVLGFTPIFHSRMDAETQAEVQLVFNETSTQSVPEVTDIRDTLKEAVTNPNTFFGNLSVDVTTIIVKAAPATSSVPPTTSVTTTVAGTTTATTGESVTVPDTITTTRPTITTTTYVAPTTTVSRTTSPLSTTSTASTTTTNATTTTTTPTNTTSTATTTTTTTAHLQPAPVVSFVIQQVFVEALNDPQSTQFQELAVTITAVFDVIYKAKYGILFIRTIVLGFTPIFHSRMDAETQAEVQLVFNETSTQSVPEVTDIRDTLKEAVTNPNITFGNLSVDVTTIIVQVPTTNNNTTTTATPVITTAIITTTTTETTVVALTKVTVVFRSSGETFTSDLSNTSSQAFQTRALLIKTQLDPFYRSAFTSFNSLTVTEFSSGSIINTMNLAFSSSSVPNSMEIGTVLINAAPKITAFNIDPTSVRVNNTAVTSSGISSKTSLCTAFFLVVLSLLLSSQH, encoded by the exons ATGAGTGGtgcatcaacaactactactacagctacaaCCACTACAACTCTCACTGATTCATCAACAACAATGGTTACAGCTTTATCCAATTTAACCGCCACTGGTGTGTCGCCAAAAACGGTTAGAGCCGCAGCCACTACAGCCGTCACTGGTGTGTCGACAACAAGTGATGCACCAACAACTACTGTTACTGCAGCACCCACTACAACCGGCATGGGTGTGTTGACGACAACTACTAGTGAACCCATGACAACCATTACTGGTCCATTGACAACatctggtgaacccactacaaccatcactggtGTGTTGACAACGGTTACAGCTGCACCCACTACAACTGTCAATGATTCATCAACAACCattggtgaacccactacaaccaaAACAGATTCATcatcaacaactggtgaacccacaacAACCATCACTGGTGTGTCGACAACAACTAGTGAACCCACTACATCCGTCATGGGTGTGTTGACGACAACAGTAACTGGTTCATCGACAACTACTAGTGAACCCATGACAACCATTACTGGTCCATTGACAACATACGGTGAACCCAATACGACCGTCACTCGTGTGACGACAACAACTGCTGAtcccactacaaccatcactggtGTGTTGAAAACAACGTTTACAGAAGTACCCATTACAACTGTCACAGGTTTgtcgacaacaactggtgaacccactacaaccaaAACTGATTCATTGACatcaactggtgaacccactacgaCTGTCACTGGTATGTCGACAAAACCTGGTGAACCCTCCGCAACCTTCACCAGTATGTCAACAATGAGTGGTgcatcaacaactactacaacagcTGCACCCACTACAACTCTCACTgattcatcaacaacaacagttaGAGTCGCAGCCACTACAGCCGCCACTGGTGTGTCGACAACAAGTGATGCACCAACAACTACTGTTACTGCAGCACCCACTACAACAATCACTGGGATGTCGACAACAACTTGcgaacccactacaaccatcaccGATGTGTCGATAACAAAGTTTACAGCTGCACGCCCAACAACTGTCACTGGAGCATCAACAACTGGTGAACTTACTTCAACAGTCACTGGTGTGTCGATAACAAAGTTTACAGCTGCACTCACAACAATCATCACTGGGgcatcaacaacaactggtgaacccactacaaccatcactggtATGTCGACAAAacctggtgaacccactacatccGTCATGGGTGTGTTGACGACAACAGTAACTGGTTCATCGACAACTACTAGTGAACCCATGACAAGCATTACTGGCCCATTGACAACATCTGGTGAACCCAATACGACCGTCACTCGTGTGTCGACAACAACTGctgaacccactacaaccatcactggtgtgtcgacaacaactggtgaacccactacaaccttCACTGGTTTgtcgacaacaactggtgaacccactacaaccatcactggtGTGTTGACAATGAGTGGTGCATCAACATCTAATACTACAGCTGCACCCACTACAACTGTCACTGATTCATCAACAACAATGGTTACAGTGGCACCAACTACAGCCGCCACTGGTGTGTCGACAACAACAGTTAGAGTCGCAGCCACTACAGCCGCCACTGGTGTGTCGACAACAAGTGATGCACCAACAACTACTTTTACTGCAGCACCCACTACAACCGTCATGGGTGTGTTGACGACagctggtgaacccactacaacagTCACCAGTGTGTCGATAACAAAGTTTACAGCTGCACGCCCAACAAACGTCACTGGAgcatcaacaacaactggtgaacctaCTTCAGCCGTTGTTGGTGTGTCGACAACAAGTTACGAATCCACAACTACTGTTACTGCAGCAACTACTACAAGCATCACAGGTGTgtcgacaacaactggtgaacccactacaaccgtTACTGGTGCAccgacaacaactggtgaacccactacaatcatTACCGGTGTGTTGACAACAACGGTTACAGCTGCATCCACTACAACTGTCACTGATTCATTAACAACCattggtgaacccactacaattAAAACTGattcatcaacaacaactggtgaacccactgaAACCGTCACTGGTTCATTGACatcaactggtgaacccactacaaccatcactggtgtgtcaacaacaactggtgaacccactacaaccatcactggtATGTCGACAAAACCTGGTGAACCCACTGCAACCTTCACTGGTGTGTCGACAACAATTGATGCAACAACAGCTACTGTTACTGCAGCACCCACTACAACCGTCATGGGTGTGTTGAcgacaactggtgaacccactacaaccgtCATTGATGCATCAACAACTACtagtgaacccactacaaccgtTACTGGTCCATTGACAACATCTGGTGAACCCACTACGACCATCACTGTTGTGTCGACAACAAATGCTGAACCCACTACGACCATCACTGGTGTGTCGACAACACGTGATGCAACAACAGCTACTGTTTCTGCAGCACCCACTACAATCGTCATGGGTGTGTTGACGAAAACTGGTGAACCCACTGCCACAATCACTGGTGTGTCGACTGTAACGGTTACAGATATACCCATTACAACCGTAACAGGTGCATTGACAACAGCGATTACAACGGCTCCAAATACATTCATCACTGTTGTGTCGGCATCTACTGATGAACCCAATTCAACTGTAACTG CTGCTCCTGCAACAAGTTCTGTTCCTCCTACAACTTATGTTACTACCACTGTGGCTGGTACTACCACCACAACAACTGGAGAATCTGTCACTGTTCCTGCTACCGTTCCTACAACTAGGCCCACAACTACAGTGTCAAGGAAAGCATCACCACTGTCAACAACTACCAGCACAGCTCCAACTACCACAACAACCAACgcaacaaccactactacaacaacaactactacaagtACAACAATAACAACTACAACTGCACGTCCTCGACTTGCTCCACTGGTGGCTTTCGTCATACAACAAGTGTTTGTCGAAGCTTTAAATGACCCTCAAAGTACACAATTCCAAGAACTTGCAGTAACTATTACTGCAGTG TTCGATGTGATCTACAGAGCAAAATATGGGATCCTCTTCATCCGGACGATTGTTCTTGGATTCAC ACCTATTTTCCATTCCCGTATGGATGCAGAAACACAGGCAGAGGTCCAACTAGTGTTCAATGAGACCTCCACTCAATCTGTCCCTGAGGTTACTGACATTAGGGATACACTGAAAGAAGCTGTGACCAATCCAAACACTTTCTTTGGCAACCTCTCAGTGGATGTTACCACCATCATTGTTAAAG CTGCTCCTGCAACAAGTTCTGTTCCTCCTACAACTTCTGTTACTACCACTGTGGCTGGTACTACCACCGCAACAACTGGAGAATCTGTCACTGTTCCTGATACCATTACTACAACTAGGCCCACAATTACAACCACTACATATGTGGCCCCCACAACTACAGTGTCAAGGACAACATCACCACTGTCAACAACAAGCACAGCTTCAACTACAACAACCAAcgcaacaacaactactacaacacccactaatactactagtacagcaacaacaacaactactacaactgcACATCTTCAACCTGCTCCAGTGGTGTCTTTCGTCATACAACAAGTGTTTGTAGAAGCTTTAAATGACCCTCAAAGTACACAATTCCAAGAACTTGCAGTAACTATTACTGCAGTG TTCGATGTGATCTACAAAGCAAAATATGGGATCCTTTTCATCCGGACGATTGTTCTTGGATTCAC ACCTATTTTCCATTCCCGTATGGATGCAGAAACACAGGCAGAGGTCCAACTGGTGTTCAATGAGACCTCCACTCAATCTGTCCCTGAGGTTACTGACATTAGGGATACACTGAAAGAGGCTGTGACCAATCCAAACATTACCTTTGGCAACCTCTCTGTGGATGTCACCACCATCATTGTTCAAG TGCCCACCACAAATAACAACACAACTACAACGGCTACTCCTGTCATCACTACTGCTATCATCACAACTACAACCACTGAAACTACCGTTGTGGCACTCACTAAGGTGACTGTGGTGTTCCGGTCCAGCGGAGAGACATTTACCTCTGACCTATCAAACACATCTTCTCAGGCCTTTCAAACCCGAGCATTACTGATTAAAACTCAG CTTGATCCTTTCTATCGATCAGCTTTCACCTCTTTCAACAGTTTGACTGTGACAGAATTCag CTCTGGATCCATCATCAATACTATGAATTTAGCATTCAGCTCCTCCTCCGTCCCAAATTCCATGGAGATTGGCACTGTTTTAATAAATGCCGCCCCAAAAATCACAGCTTTCAACATTGACCCCACCTCAGTGAGAGTCAACAACACAG CTGTGACCTCAAGTGGAATAAGCAGCAAGACCAGTCTCTGCACGGCATTCTTTCTGGTGGTTCTGTCGCTGCTACTGTCAAGCCAGCATTAG